From Kamptonema formosum PCC 6407, a single genomic window includes:
- a CDS encoding class I SAM-dependent DNA methyltransferase: MYSANSSLAENSRSLYNNWAFAYPVSKEGIELWLDFMQEHIFKHLPKEAYLLDIGCGKGEIVKSLIEKGYQVTGLDISEEMLNYARENVPNGQFIRDDIRFCKLPSNFDAIVSSNNVFSYILTLEDLTKAFQNVYSALGKNGWFGFDLSEGERASDPSNSVEDEFIGEIADDYVWLQHSSHSPDGKSCQVKHVTFRLLNGNWERSDVNFAQRGYSRSEVESALEKVGFEKVTIYDLAKDFPINILKDSRIIYVFRKP, from the coding sequence ATGTACTCAGCAAATTCATCTTTGGCAGAAAATTCTCGCTCTCTTTATAATAATTGGGCTTTTGCTTACCCAGTAAGCAAAGAGGGAATAGAACTTTGGCTAGATTTTATGCAGGAACATATCTTCAAACATCTTCCAAAGGAAGCGTACCTTTTAGACATTGGCTGTGGAAAAGGAGAAATAGTAAAAAGTCTGATTGAAAAAGGTTATCAAGTAACCGGATTGGATATCTCCGAAGAAATGTTAAATTATGCTCGCGAGAATGTACCTAATGGTCAATTTATCCGAGATGACATCCGCTTTTGTAAATTGCCATCTAACTTTGATGCAATTGTTTCATCAAATAATGTCTTCAGCTATATATTGACTCTTGAAGATTTGACAAAAGCTTTCCAAAACGTTTATTCAGCACTTGGAAAAAATGGCTGGTTTGGGTTTGATTTGAGTGAGGGAGAACGAGCTTCAGACCCTAGTAATTCAGTTGAAGATGAATTTATTGGTGAAATAGCAGATGATTATGTTTGGCTTCAGCATTCCAGTCATTCTCCCGATGGTAAATCATGCCAAGTCAAGCACGTAACCTTCCGATTACTGAATGGAAACTGGGAACGTTCAGATGTGAATTTTGCACAACGAGGTTATTCTCGTTCGGAAGTTGAATCTGCCCTAGAAAAGGTAGGATTTGAGAAAGTTACAATCTACGATCTAGCCAAAGACTTTCCAATCAATATCCTTAAAGACTCAAGGATAATATACGTTTTTCGTAAACCTTAG
- the panP gene encoding pyridoxal-dependent aspartate 1-decarboxylase PanP, whose protein sequence is MLNKQEMLTIKTSFEPENTSTYSIKQKTIELFDPSTITGSLEETIEMQIKAVTREFLANNKTNTDIDFQTLTQNFCDPEIPIEPASFESYLEYLSSNVISHSIHTSSPRFIGHMTAALPYFVQPLAKLMTAMNQNAVKIETAKAFSPYERQALAMIHQLIYNFSDRFYAQHIQNSESTLGILLSGGTTANITALWCARNNFLGPKDDFLGIEKEGLTAALDYYGYKGAVVIGSDLMHYSFEKAADLLGIGTRGLIKIKSDRNNRIDIPALRQAVADCRHQNKHIIAIVGIAGTTDSGGVDSLSDMAEIAREANVHFHVDAAWGGPVIFSQQHRHKLFGIERADSVTIDGHKQMYLPMGIGMVFLRDPIMAQAIEKNASYTMRKGSFDLGKRALEGSRPAMALFLHAGLNLIGVKGYEFLIDEGIRKTQYMADRIRSLAEFQLLAKPEINLLIYRYIPESLRESAAKNKLTESENQLINRFNERLQKAQRQAGRSFISRTTKTTICSGKEIPIIALRAVIANPLTTENDIDAVLNDQIEIALEISMPNFLETTENVA, encoded by the coding sequence ATGTTAAACAAACAAGAAATGCTGACAATCAAAACCTCCTTTGAACCCGAAAACACGAGCACATATAGTATCAAACAAAAAACAATTGAACTCTTCGATCCATCTACTATAACTGGCTCTTTAGAAGAAACGATCGAGATGCAAATTAAAGCTGTAACTCGCGAATTCTTAGCTAACAATAAAACCAACACTGATATTGATTTTCAAACGTTAACCCAAAACTTTTGCGATCCTGAAATTCCCATAGAACCAGCTAGTTTTGAAAGCTACCTCGAATATTTATCCAGCAACGTAATTAGCCATTCAATCCACACATCATCGCCGCGATTTATCGGTCACATGACTGCCGCACTTCCCTATTTCGTGCAGCCTCTAGCTAAACTGATGACGGCGATGAATCAAAACGCAGTTAAAATAGAAACTGCTAAAGCTTTTAGTCCTTATGAACGTCAAGCTTTAGCGATGATTCATCAACTGATTTACAACTTTAGCGATCGCTTTTACGCCCAGCATATTCAAAATAGTGAGAGTACATTAGGAATTTTGCTGTCTGGAGGTACTACAGCGAATATCACGGCACTTTGGTGTGCCAGAAATAATTTTTTAGGGCCAAAAGATGACTTTCTTGGTATAGAAAAGGAAGGTTTAACAGCCGCCTTAGATTATTATGGCTACAAAGGTGCGGTAGTAATCGGTTCGGACTTAATGCACTATTCGTTTGAAAAAGCGGCCGATTTGTTGGGTATTGGTACGCGAGGTTTGATTAAAATTAAGAGCGATCGCAACAATCGGATTGACATTCCAGCGCTTCGTCAAGCCGTCGCAGATTGCCGCCACCAAAACAAGCATATTATCGCGATCGTAGGTATTGCTGGCACTACAGACTCAGGTGGAGTCGATTCTCTTTCCGATATGGCGGAGATTGCGCGAGAAGCAAACGTTCACTTCCATGTCGATGCCGCTTGGGGTGGGCCAGTGATTTTTTCGCAACAGCATCGGCATAAACTTTTTGGGATCGAACGTGCTGATTCGGTGACGATTGATGGACATAAACAAATGTATTTGCCAATGGGTATTGGCATGGTGTTTTTGCGCGATCCGATAATGGCACAAGCAATCGAAAAAAATGCCAGTTATACCATGCGTAAAGGTTCTTTTGATTTAGGTAAACGCGCTTTGGAAGGTTCTCGACCGGCAATGGCATTATTCCTTCATGCTGGACTAAACTTAATTGGGGTAAAGGGATATGAATTTTTGATTGATGAAGGAATTCGCAAGACCCAATATATGGCCGATCGCATTCGCAGTCTAGCAGAATTTCAGTTATTAGCAAAACCGGAGATTAACCTTTTAATTTACCGTTATATACCGGAGTCATTGCGAGAGAGTGCGGCTAAAAATAAGTTAACTGAAAGCGAAAATCAGCTAATCAATAGATTTAACGAACGACTTCAAAAAGCTCAGCGCCAAGCAGGTCGTAGTTTTATTTCGCGGACAACTAAAACCACGATCTGTTCTGGAAAAGAAATTCCAATTATCGCATTGCGAGCAGTAATTGCCAATCCACTCACCACTGAAAATGACATTGATGCAGTTTTAAACGACCAGATCGAGATTGCTTTAGAGATTTCGATGCCTAATTTTCTAGAAACTACAGAAAATGTAGCTTAG